One segment of Niabella beijingensis DNA contains the following:
- a CDS encoding dienelactone hydrolase family protein, whose product MTVKQISSIFPAVALLILVSCNSGADKTPAAGTDTDSAATTNGAVVRELPHVKTEPVEYEDGIKTFNSIAAFDSANAGKKPIVLIIPEWWGVTDYVKDRAKQIAELGYFAMVVDMYGGGKVLSNPKDAGNEAMKYYKNPQLAQERFDNALAIARSYPQADTSRIAAIGYCFGGTMVLNMARLGERLKGVVSFHGGLENHGITARKGGIIPSVLVLNGDADSFVPVSTVNEFKKEMEAANASMQFIGYPNAKHAFTNPGATALGEKFKLDIKYDEAADKASWEEMKKFLEKIFQ is encoded by the coding sequence ATGACAGTAAAACAGATCTCCTCCATCTTCCCGGCCGTTGCATTACTGATCCTTGTTTCCTGCAACAGCGGGGCAGATAAAACACCTGCTGCGGGAACAGACACAGACAGTGCGGCCACTACCAATGGCGCTGTGGTGCGGGAGCTTCCACATGTGAAAACAGAGCCGGTTGAATATGAGGACGGGATCAAGACTTTTAACAGCATTGCAGCTTTCGACAGCGCGAATGCAGGTAAAAAGCCCATTGTACTGATCATACCGGAATGGTGGGGGGTTACCGATTATGTCAAGGATCGCGCAAAACAGATTGCAGAGCTGGGATATTTCGCGATGGTAGTGGATATGTATGGCGGCGGCAAGGTACTCAGCAATCCAAAAGATGCGGGAAATGAGGCCATGAAATATTACAAAAACCCACAACTGGCACAGGAGCGGTTTGATAATGCGCTCGCTATAGCAAGGTCCTACCCCCAGGCCGATACTTCCAGAATTGCTGCCATTGGCTATTGTTTTGGCGGTACCATGGTGTTGAACATGGCGCGTCTGGGCGAGCGCCTTAAAGGGGTTGTCAGCTTTCACGGCGGACTGGAAAATCACGGTATCACGGCGCGCAAAGGCGGCATCATCCCTTCGGTTTTAGTATTAAACGGGGATGCGGATTCTTTTGTTCCTGTAAGTACGGTCAATGAATTTAAAAAGGAAATGGAAGCGGCCAATGCCTCCATGCAGTTTATTGGTTATCCTAATGCCAAACATGCCTTCACCAATCCCGGCGCCACTGCACTGGGCGAAAAATTCAAGCTGGACATCAAATACGACGAAGCAGCGGATAAAGCCTCCTGGGAGGAAATGAAAAAATTCCTGGAAAAGATATTTCAGTAA
- the cmk gene encoding (d)CMP kinase, which produces MAKELGYVYVDSGAMYRAITLYFLRNHIDWNEKKEVKKALKDIELDFRLNEQNANVEIYLNDENVEYLIRDLIVAEKVSEIAAIKTVREFAVDQQQKLGKKKGIVMDGRDIGTVVFPKAELKIFMTADNAVRVERRFKELVDKNPNITIEEVAENLQMRDYIDSNREVSPLRQAKDAIVIDNTNLTQEEQLKKALKLVKNITG; this is translated from the coding sequence ATGGCTAAAGAACTCGGATATGTTTATGTGGACAGCGGTGCAATGTACCGGGCTATTACCCTTTATTTCCTTCGGAATCATATCGACTGGAATGAAAAGAAAGAAGTAAAAAAAGCCTTAAAAGATATAGAACTGGACTTCCGGCTGAATGAGCAGAATGCCAATGTGGAGATCTACCTCAATGATGAAAATGTAGAGTACCTGATCCGCGATCTTATTGTTGCAGAAAAAGTAAGCGAGATCGCTGCCATTAAAACGGTGCGGGAATTTGCAGTGGATCAGCAGCAAAAACTGGGAAAGAAAAAAGGAATTGTAATGGACGGACGGGATATCGGAACCGTGGTATTTCCCAAAGCCGAACTGAAAATATTTATGACCGCGGATAATGCGGTACGCGTTGAACGACGATTCAAAGAGCTGGTTGATAAGAATCCTAATATAACGATTGAAGAAGTAGCCGAGAACCTGCAAATGCGCGACTATATTGATTCCAACCGGGAAGTAAGCCCCTTACGCCAGGCAAAGGATGCGATCGTGATCGACAATACGAACCTGACGCAGGAAGAACAACTGAAAAAGGCATTAAAGCTTGTAAAAAACATAACGGGATAA
- a CDS encoding Gfo/Idh/MocA family protein, producing MSTRRNFLQKMGLSALGIYTFNGLNAGPLFAVTPTAEGPILRVALMGLGGYATRVAESMQQSKRAKITGLISGTPEKLKTWGEKYGVPEKSRYNYETFDAIKNNPDIDAVYVITPNALHHDQVIRCAKAGKHVISEKPMGLNAQEGREMVEACKKAGKQLLVGYRMHFEPLTLEIHRMRTAGELGSIKFFQGLSGFKIGDPTQWRLNKALAGGGALMDIGIYALNGCRYMVGEEPVWVTAQETKTDHVKFKEGVDETITFQLGFPSGATASCLSSYNMNNLDRFFLNGEKGFAELQPASSYGPIKGRTNKGPLELTSDRPQQAIQMDEMAAIILDGKKPVIPADGEEGVRDLVIIDAIYKAVKTGGKITLAGIG from the coding sequence ATGAGCACACGCCGGAATTTCCTCCAGAAAATGGGGCTGTCTGCCCTTGGTATCTATACATTTAACGGTCTGAATGCCGGACCTCTTTTTGCTGTCACCCCTACAGCGGAAGGACCTATTTTAAGAGTGGCCTTAATGGGGCTGGGAGGGTATGCCACACGCGTTGCCGAATCCATGCAGCAATCCAAACGGGCTAAAATAACCGGTCTTATCAGTGGAACCCCGGAAAAACTGAAAACCTGGGGTGAGAAATATGGCGTGCCCGAAAAAAGCCGTTATAATTATGAAACCTTTGATGCCATAAAAAATAATCCGGACATTGATGCGGTATATGTCATTACCCCCAATGCGCTGCACCATGATCAGGTGATCCGCTGTGCCAAAGCCGGCAAACATGTGATCAGTGAAAAGCCGATGGGACTGAATGCACAGGAAGGCAGGGAAATGGTGGAGGCCTGCAAGAAAGCAGGAAAGCAATTACTGGTAGGTTACCGGATGCATTTTGAACCGCTTACCCTGGAGATCCACCGCATGCGGACCGCCGGAGAACTGGGCAGTATAAAATTCTTCCAGGGACTTTCCGGCTTTAAGATCGGCGATCCCACACAATGGCGGCTGAATAAGGCATTGGCGGGCGGAGGCGCATTGATGGACATAGGGATCTATGCACTGAACGGCTGCCGTTATATGGTAGGTGAGGAACCGGTATGGGTCACCGCACAGGAAACAAAGACCGATCACGTGAAATTTAAAGAGGGTGTGGATGAGACCATTACCTTCCAGCTGGGATTTCCCAGCGGTGCAACAGCATCCTGCCTTTCGTCGTATAATATGAATAACCTGGACCGCTTTTTCCTGAACGGAGAAAAAGGGTTTGCGGAGCTGCAACCCGCCTCCAGCTATGGCCCCATCAAAGGGCGTACGAACAAGGGGCCGCTGGAACTGACCAGCGACCGCCCGCAGCAGGCGATACAGATGGATGAGATGGCGGCCATCATTCTTGATGGTAAAAAGCCGGTCATTCCCGCTGACGGGGAAGAAGGCGTGCGCGACCTGGTAATCATTGACGCCATTTATAAAGCCGTAAAAACCGGCGGCAAGATCACATTAGCCGGAATCGGATAA
- a CDS encoding phosphoribosyltransferase family protein: protein MKKYLLNAETVEKKLQRLALELIENNLDAEALILVGIEENGVVLAKNIQQRIQKNSKLSSELLTLRLNKKKPAAVTLSREMDFTGKVVVLIDDVTNSGKTLLYALKPFLNYHPAKIQTLVLVERTHTVFPITPDYKGISLATTLQDHIYVEVEGDTVTGAYLS from the coding sequence GTGAAAAAATATTTACTAAATGCGGAAACCGTGGAGAAAAAACTGCAGCGGCTGGCGCTGGAGCTGATCGAGAATAACCTGGATGCGGAGGCCCTGATTCTGGTGGGAATTGAAGAGAATGGCGTGGTGCTGGCCAAAAACATACAGCAACGGATTCAGAAAAACAGCAAGCTCTCCTCGGAACTGCTGACCCTGCGGTTGAATAAAAAGAAGCCTGCGGCAGTGACACTCAGCAGGGAAATGGATTTTACCGGTAAAGTGGTGGTGCTGATCGATGATGTTACCAATAGCGGCAAAACGTTGTTGTATGCCCTGAAGCCCTTTCTGAACTATCACCCTGCAAAGATCCAGACCCTGGTGCTGGTGGAGAGGACACATACTGTATTTCCCATTACACCGGATTATAAAGGGATTTCGCTTGCCACTACCCTGCAGGATCATATCTATGTGGAAGTGGAAGGCGATACCGTAACCGGCGCCTACCTCAGTTAG
- a CDS encoding (Fe-S)-binding protein, with protein MQIAQQILFVLLFILAVVFFTKKITQIRRNINLGRDEAINDHPAQRWRNVLLLALGQKKMFRNPLVGVLHFFVYAGFIIINIEVLEIILDGAFGTHRLFAGVLGGFYTFLINAFELLALAVLVFCAIFLVRRNALKIRRFLSGDLNGWPRSDANYILITEIVLMTLFLTMNASDTLLQSRGAEHYAVHPTGNFIVSQYLQPLISGLSDGSLELLERACWWLHIIGILAFLNYLPYSKHLHILLAFPNAYYSRLIPMGEMENMPSVQNEVLYAMQPELAPAEAAPPMRFGAKDVTDLSWKNLLDAYSCTECGRCSAACPANLTGKLLSPRKIMMDTRDRAEAIGKQLNENKEWKEDGKSLLHDYISVEELRACTTCNACVQECPVSINPLDIILQLRRYLVMEESNAPQEWNTLFSNVENNFAPWKFSPDDRDAWTQTV; from the coding sequence ATGCAAATTGCTCAACAAATTTTATTTGTACTGTTATTTATACTCGCTGTTGTATTTTTCACCAAAAAGATAACACAGATACGCCGGAACATTAATCTGGGCCGGGATGAGGCCATTAATGACCACCCTGCACAACGCTGGCGCAATGTGTTATTGCTGGCACTCGGACAGAAAAAAATGTTCCGGAACCCGCTGGTAGGTGTACTCCATTTCTTTGTATATGCCGGTTTTATCATTATAAATATCGAGGTTCTTGAAATCATCCTGGACGGGGCATTTGGCACTCATCGTCTGTTTGCCGGGGTACTGGGAGGATTCTATACCTTCCTGATCAATGCATTTGAGTTGCTGGCACTGGCTGTCCTTGTTTTCTGCGCCATTTTCCTGGTCCGCAGAAATGCCCTGAAGATCCGGCGTTTTCTGAGCGGGGATCTCAATGGCTGGCCCCGCAGCGACGCCAATTACATCCTCATTACAGAGATCGTGCTGATGACATTGTTTCTCACCATGAACGCCAGTGATACCCTGTTACAATCCCGCGGGGCGGAACATTATGCGGTTCATCCTACCGGTAATTTTATCGTTTCCCAATATCTTCAGCCGCTGATCAGCGGGCTGTCCGACGGATCGCTGGAATTGCTGGAGCGTGCCTGCTGGTGGCTGCACATTATCGGCATCCTGGCATTCCTCAATTATCTCCCCTACTCCAAACACCTGCACATCCTCCTCGCATTCCCCAATGCTTATTATTCGAGGCTGATACCCATGGGTGAAATGGAGAACATGCCATCCGTGCAAAATGAAGTACTATACGCCATGCAACCGGAGCTGGCGCCTGCTGAAGCAGCGCCGCCGATGCGGTTTGGCGCAAAAGATGTTACCGATCTCAGCTGGAAGAACCTCCTGGACGCCTACAGCTGTACCGAGTGCGGGCGCTGCAGTGCGGCCTGTCCGGCTAACCTTACCGGCAAGCTGCTTTCACCCCGCAAGATCATGATGGACACCCGCGACCGGGCGGAAGCCATCGGCAAACAGCTGAATGAAAACAAGGAATGGAAAGAAGACGGCAAGAGCCTGCTGCACGACTATATTTCGGTGGAAGAGCTGAGGGCCTGCACCACCTGTAATGCCTGTGTGCAGGAATGCCCGGTAAGCATCAACCCGCTTGATATTATCCTGCAGCTGCGCCGTTACCTCGTAATGGAAGAGAGCAATGCCCCGCAGGAATGGAATACCTTGTTCAGCAATGTGGAGAACAACTTTGCTCCCTGGAAATTCAGTCCGGACGACCGCGATGCCTGGACACAGACCGTATAA
- a CDS encoding LysE family translocator, with amino-acid sequence MTEQQRGGLIRIFFTGMLVSFLGSLPLGTLNIAAMQIAISQSVKNALLFSLGSLTAEMVYVRLSLVAMDWVRKQEKIFRLLEWLTLVIIVALAVSSLYAAMHPSQGKNVILNNNLPSYLLGLTMSAVNPVQIPFWFGWSTVLFTKNVLKPKASFYNFYIVGIGLGTLAGNCVFIFGGRLIASKIQNNQSLMNYIIGGVFVITALIQAWRMFVKKKDIAAKLHETEKKD; translated from the coding sequence GTGACGGAACAACAGCGTGGGGGACTGATACGAATTTTTTTTACCGGGATGCTGGTCAGTTTCCTGGGCTCGCTTCCGCTGGGAACATTGAATATCGCGGCTATGCAGATCGCGATCAGCCAGTCGGTTAAAAACGCCCTGCTGTTCTCCCTGGGTTCTTTAACGGCGGAGATGGTCTATGTACGCCTTTCACTGGTGGCCATGGATTGGGTACGCAAACAGGAAAAGATCTTTCGTCTGCTGGAATGGCTCACGCTGGTCATTATCGTTGCCCTGGCGGTTTCCAGCCTTTATGCTGCCATGCATCCTTCGCAGGGGAAAAATGTAATACTGAACAATAACCTGCCTTCTTATTTACTGGGGCTGACCATGAGTGCCGTAAACCCGGTACAGATACCGTTCTGGTTTGGCTGGAGCACGGTATTATTCACCAAAAATGTGCTGAAGCCCAAAGCCTCTTTCTACAATTTTTATATCGTGGGCATCGGGTTAGGGACCCTGGCCGGCAATTGTGTGTTTATTTTTGGTGGCCGGCTGATCGCGAGTAAGATCCAGAACAACCAGTCGTTGATGAATTATATCATCGGCGGTGTTTTTGTTATCACCGCGCTGATCCAGGCCTGGCGGATGTTTGTGAAGAAAAAGGATATTGCTGCCAAGCTGCACGAAACGGAGAAAAAAGATTGA
- a CDS encoding protein-L-isoaspartate(D-aspartate) O-methyltransferase, with amino-acid sequence MRRTLEDTYRHKGLRKKLVEVIKEKGITDETVLDAMNTIPRHFFLDSAFDDVAYEDRAFPIGEGQTISQPYTVAYQSQLLETAPGQKVLEIGTGSAYQAVVLAKMGVKLFTIERQKKLFEENKKFAYLKQFPFIKFFYGDGYQGLPTYGPFDRVIITAAAPEIPQKLIEQLKPGGMMVIPVGAGNVQQMRRIHKQADGTIKEELFDNFSFVPMLAGKN; translated from the coding sequence ATGAGGAGGACGTTAGAAGATACATACAGACATAAGGGATTAAGAAAAAAGCTGGTAGAAGTAATAAAGGAAAAAGGAATCACAGATGAAACGGTGCTGGATGCCATGAACACCATTCCCCGTCACTTCTTTTTGGATTCAGCCTTTGATGATGTGGCCTATGAAGACCGCGCCTTTCCTATCGGGGAAGGACAAACCATTTCACAGCCGTATACTGTAGCCTATCAGTCGCAGCTGCTGGAAACAGCACCGGGACAAAAAGTGCTTGAGATAGGCACGGGAAGCGCGTATCAGGCCGTGGTGCTGGCAAAGATGGGGGTAAAATTGTTTACCATCGAGCGCCAGAAAAAGCTGTTTGAAGAAAATAAGAAATTTGCTTACCTGAAGCAGTTTCCTTTTATAAAATTCTTTTATGGTGATGGTTACCAGGGATTGCCTACCTATGGGCCTTTTGACCGGGTGATCATTACTGCTGCTGCCCCGGAGATTCCTCAAAAGCTGATCGAGCAGCTGAAGCCGGGTGGCATGATGGTAATACCCGTGGGGGCCGGGAACGTACAGCAGATGCGGCGGATCCATAAACAGGCCGATGGCACCATAAAAGAGGAATTGTTTGATAATTTTTCATTTGTGCCGATGCTTGCCGGCAAAAACTAA